From the Synchiropus splendidus isolate RoL2022-P1 chromosome 3, RoL_Sspl_1.0, whole genome shotgun sequence genome, the window CTGAGTCCAGATGAAACACTGCTTATGATGTTCAGCGTTGTGTTGACTTCAAGGTCTTATCTTGATTTTAACTGAGGATTATAAGTGCTGAGACTTGAAGATGGACAGGTGAAAATGTGTCGTGGCCAGTGCTGCTGTCCCTCAGCCAGGGGATTGGGGCGACTGTGAGCTGCTGTGGACTTTGTTGATCTTCTCCAGACAttccaatttcctcccaaagTCCAGGGGATTAGTTCAAGTGATGACTCCAAATAGTCCCTAGGTGTgaatgtgtgcctgtgtgtgtgtgtgagacctgcAATGGACTTCTCTCACCCATCCCCCAGTAACCCTGTTGGTCCAATAAGTGCGAGATAGTGAACCACAAAGCTTTTTACCTAATATTATTGTGAAACCTGTGTGTGATCTGTACACTTTGATACCATTTTGGCATTTCAACTATAAgtagcaggtggcagtagagttcCACAACTTGCTTGCACATCTCACACAGTAGACAAAAGCAGGAAAGGGAGCTAGTGCTGCAGTTCCTTCTGGACTACAGTGTCACGGTTTCAAACATCTGTTCCTTCTTCagcatgtcttgaaaatgtcacttaaatccattcatccattgaTGAGTTAAACAATGAAGGTCAAACTCGTCATGtaaatattagtggtgggacttaaatGAGTTAATTATGACATTATtacgattcattaattacaacaaaaatttaatttaatttaattgaacagtttgctctccagacaacagggaacctttgtaagtgcaggagttcctggtccactgatcccactggtgcacaagacacgtggcagctaggatgataacaacaacaacaaacatggaggaatccctgaacaaaagcaaacaaaagcttctgtttgcttttgttcagggatgtttttcagtacacaatgaccagggtttccactactctgaatttacttgaaattcttataaatctgaaattcttatccaaatattttcaagacattaaaagagctttagtttaaataaggtgatataagaacttgaatatagccaccatcgtgatttattgtgctattgtcaaactgatgcaaagtaaacagtattttgttgtttaaatgtatgtgtgggtccatcatttgattcagtaatataccaaattcattcaaattgaaaaatgtggcatcttgtggcaaatattctgataccactAAACTgggattaattgagattaattaatcacaaattctcaaattaactagattatttttttaaatcacatccCATCCCTAGTGAAAATAAGCAAACAATATTCTTAAGTCAAGCAACACTGTGTTCAAAGGTACTCCATCAGTGGAATGTTCAGCTATTCGGGGaataaatgtgaagtgcaacagCAGAATCCACTTCATTACATATAGATGAAGAGTGTGCTTTGCTCATGTGTTTGAATTCCTGGTGCGCGTCCCTGCAGGCATCCAGCTGAAGAAggtgcaggagcagcaggagcagcaggcaaAGAGGGAGCCGGTGGGGAACGACGTGGCCACCATCCTGTCCAGACGCATCGCTGTGGAATACTCCGACTCCGAGGACGACTCGGAGCTGGAGGACAACGACTGGTCCGACTAACACCAGCACGCCGACCGCGCACGCTCTCACTGAAGACGTCCACAGTCCAAGTCGcacactgaaaacacacactcctACACTCTGGCTCGCTGAAGGGTCCAGTTGGGGGTGCAGCCCGGCTGCTGTATAGAGACTCATCCTTCGCTGTCCGATGGTATTTAAAAGTCTCTGCACCCCCACGGCTGTCTGGCTACCCGACATGTAAACACTATAGACACCCCGTGAAGGTGCTGTTTTCTATATTTAAACACTTTCCTCCTGAGCTAACCCAAATGTTCTtgtcttttttaatgtttttactgATGCAGGTGTGTAACATGTAGCAAGCATATTAGCGCAGTGGCGCCCAGACTATTAcagtcttattattattatccagccatggagctcagtgctGTATGTGTTTGGAGGTGAGGGGGGTTAGTGGGGCGGAAGGGGTGGGGGGGTCATGTATATGCTGGTGTTTGCTCTGTAACCTTTGAcccagtgaaaaataaaatgacgaATGGAGAATCCTCACGAGCCCGTCTCTCATCTGTCGTCATAGGGACGACACATACCTGGACCATAGACTTCAGTTTCCATGGGAACAGAACAGCTAAGTTGCCAAGGAAACAGggagtgaagaagaaaggggctcagagagagagagagagagagaacaaaccAGAGTTTCTATGCACagcacatgtttgtttttaataaaaaattaaCAAGATCTGTCAGTCGAGTGAACTAACCGAAGCAATTAAAAAGTACAACTAACACTTTTGGAAAAATAGACACCACGTTCACACCATGTTTGTACAATATCTCAGTTAGTGCATGTTGATTATCGTTAATACATTTTGCAGATACTGAATTTGTTGTGCCATTTTCAACCCCCGAAAATAAAGTGCATTTCACATTGAAAACTACGTTGACACAAGATGCTGTTACCGTGGCGACCCACcctgacacacaaacattcacagGCCCTTAAGTGTTGTGATATTTAGCTCTAGTTTAGtaaccgtaaaaaaaaaaaacacttcactggATTGAGCGCTCATTCTTGGCTGGGAAAAACCCAAATACACGTGTGAGCGTTACATCCAATACCAGTCCAGAAACGAAGCCCTTATTCACACCAGCGTGTCCCCCTCCTCTTCGTCCAGGTCGCCGATATGGAACGGCCGTCCAGAGGAGGAGACCCTTTTCACGAAACCTTTTCCCTCCTTCACATTGACTGGCTTGGGTGGTACCATGCACAGTGGTGGAGATGCCAAGACCCGCCTCTTTTCTAAAGCATGCCTTATTTACAGAAACAAACCAGAGGGGACTGAACATCTTCATTATTActacattcagaaaaaaaaggctttacAGCGCCATTGTATGATacaagatcagaatcagaaccgGGTCGgactgaagtggaaaaaaatagaaCTTTTCAATGAATATAACaaaatagactttttttttctccgagGGTAAAGGAATTGGTGGTTTGTGATGTGCCAGGCCGCTCACAGGAGACGTGCAGTCTGACACTGTGCACAAGATCACACGCGGGCCTCGACCTGACGCGCCGGAAAAGCCGCTCCTCTTGATGCCCTCGCCTCTTTGTGTGAGAGGGAAAAGCAGGCCAGGCTTTTTGCGTCGTCGTCGGAAGAGGCCCTTTTAGCTCATAGATTCATTCAGAGGTCACTTCATGGACACCTGCCTTCACCAGATTGATTGAAGTGGTGATGCGGAGGAGACCAGTTCACTCAGAGTTCCTTTCACTTTGGCTTGAAGTGCTGGGTCGATCTCGTCCTCCTACTATCACCTTGCTCAAAAGCACGACATGCTACAACATGTGACGAGGCCACTTTTTCTCAGAGAGGTCGGGAAGACTGTGGCAGCATGAACCTCAGAAGGTCTGGGGTCACCAGGGACCCCGGTCTGAAACCCTTGCGgcgacacaaagacacacacatgcacacaccccACAGGCCATGCAGCTCATATCAGATGCACAACAACAGGATTCTGGAGGTTCGCAACGGTGAGGTGATGATGGCAGGGAGACGATGGCTCTGGATGTTATTGCTGTCTGGGTATTGCTTCGCCTCTGTGAACATAACTACCACTCACTGGCTAGTTATTGCTGACGCGTGTAAACCAGGGAGTCGACCTCAGAGCAGCTGGTGTGGAAATGAGTTCACTGCGGTTTTCACCAGAAAGTGTTTGTGCTGAGTCATCCATCCACCTGACAGGTGATCCGTCGGACCTTGAGGAGCAGCTCAGCATCCAAAACCGCCAGGAAGAGGTTTCTGTCCATCTTCACTGAAGGACGTCAGTCCAGTCACAggcattttaacatttcaaaatgttcacTCAGCTGCTTTTGCATTCGTTGGTATTTACTATTGAACGTTCTTTTCAAGCAAGGTTTGAACAATGTCCACATCTAATAAAATCTTCAGCGTGAATGAAACAAGAATGTGCACCTTTGAGGTGTCAAATTCATATCACTgtagcaattaaaaaaataaaaatatatcatttcacGTGACCCTTTTTATAGCGACTAGCGAATCATACGCGCTTTTAGTAACTTAGGACGATCGATCGCGAGCATTTAATTTCCCTTCATGTACTTTGCGGTGAATGTGGAGGCAGTGGCTCACCTCAGCACTGAGAAACAGGAGTTAAGCAACTCATTGATCGGTTATTGAAGCCAGAATATCGGGGTTTGTAGCAGTTAATGTTCAACATTATGCTAGCAAACAATGATCCAAAGCAGGGGTGGGATTTTCTAGAGTGAAAGCATCTAAACTATCAGTGTGCTCTTGTTGACAGTTGAACAAACAATTTGTCTGGCACCCGACAAGTGACCTCTTTTAGtgctaaatgtattttatatgaAGCACTTTGGTTATTGGCCACTTCAGCTTTGCCGTCTGACGTTTTTTGGCACTTGCTTCGAAGGTAAATTCACACCAAATGCAATTGCCACCTGCACCCAAAGTTTCCTGGCATATGTTGTGAGTGATTCCGTAGTCAAAAAAGACTCACCACAGAGACTGCACGTCATGCAAAACagggtgaaatgaaaacatcgcATCTTTTTTATCCTCATTTACATGCCATATGACAAAGGGAATGCTCCCCCCCGCCACGGTGCCCTCCATGATAGGCCGCAGAGTCTGTGCTAATGCGCCAAGAATGAACACTGGAGTTCGGTGTCACTCACACCTTTGCATCACACGCTTAGTTGGATTATTTTTTCCTTATACTAACTAAAGCTAGCTCTGTGTGTTTGCCTCCCTCCAAACTCGCCACGCTCTGAATCACCTGTCTCCAGCTATTTGCACCTGTCACAGACTGTACGTCGAATCTTAAGGATCCAACAAGAAAGTGGCTGGGACATTTAAGGTAGTTGAAGAAGGGCCCAGCAATGATCACCTAAACACCTGTCAGATGGATGAAACCTCTCCACTAGAGGAAGAAATGGGAAAGTGGTTTTGTGTAGAAAGATTTTGCGGcgatggttgccatggtgacaccCAGTGTGTGACTGAGGATTTGTGCTTGTTGGATGCAGATGACacaagagaggagaggaaggggccGACAGGTCGAGGGGGACAGGTCTTCTGGAACCACAATTGAGTTTGTTTCAGATTGATATGTAGCGTTTTCTTGTGTTGATTGGCCTTTGTTGCGGCGAACTTTCAATATTAGGCGTGTTCCTATTGGACTACGACGTGGTGGCGTCCTTCATGGAGTCGGCGGTTACATAATCCCATGGACCTGCATGTGGGTCTGAGGATGATCATAAATGGAAGGTGGGGGGTAATGGGGTGGAGAGTGGAGTGGTtatggggggtggaggggaagTGGAGGGGGTCTCCTGGGGTTGTTCTTAAACCTCCACCAGAGGAGATGAACCGAAACAAGCAGTGAGCAGaagacagagggaggagaaggaggctgGTTTTCTGTGTGGAGGACGGCGGATCACAGAGAGAGCTGCTGCTATTTTTAGCTCTCTGGGGCTGTTTAGCTTTCGACGCACGTtcaaagtgcagcagcagcagagcggcAGGATGCTCCAGACGGATCCGCGGCCACTAATAATCCCTCCATATTTGATGAAAAGAGCAGCACGTGTCAAGCTCCGGTGCCGCCGCTCACCAGACTCACATTGCTCTTTCGGCTGCTGCCTGAACATGTGACGCCTTCTTCTCCGCAGAGCCGAGAAGGGCGTGGCACggatggaggggtggatggagggagggaggggtgcaGCTCGCCTGGACCAGGGAAGACAGTGAGACACTCCGGCCTGTGAGCAACCCTTTTGAGCACGGCCGGATGCCCTCTCGCCGCCGCTCTCGTGGACACCGGGATGAGGAGCCGCGCGCCTCGCTCTTCCTGGCGGGGGTCAGACGTCGCTGGGAGTCCGCGCGCGATGGGCCACGCTGGCTGGCACGCAGCCGCAGCACACCAGCCACAGAGCCTTCTGGATCTCCTGGTTCCGGAAGGCGTAAATGACCGGGTTGATGACCGAGTTGTAGGTGGCCGGCACCAGCGTGGCGTAGGTGTACAGCGGCGGGTAGGTGTAGTCGGCGATGAGGGAGTAGACGGTGAAAGGCATCCAGCAGGCGGCGAAGGTCCCGAGGATGATGGCCAGCGTGGACACGCCCTTCCGCGTGGTGACGTAGTGGGGCGTGGCTGCCAGGAAGTGGTGCTGCAGGGCGATCTGGTGCGCGTGGCGCATCACGATCTTACAGATCTGCACGTAAAGCTGCAGCATGAGGCCGAAGAGCATCAGGAAGGAGACGGACAGCACGGCGATGTTGTTTTTGGTCAGCGGCCGCACCACGCTGCAGGTGGCCTCCTCCGCCAGGCAGTTGACCCCCGTCACCGGGAGCAGACCCAAGCACAGCGAGAGCCcccacagcagcaccagcatgGTGTAGGTGAAGGCCACCGTCCGCTCCGAGTTGTAGGTGAGGGCGTAGTAGAGCGACAGGTAGCGGTCGATGGTGATGGCCAGCAGGCTGAAGACGGAGGCGGAGAAGGAGGCCACCACCAGACCCACAGTCAGCAGCTGCGCCGAGTCGGAGTGAAGCAAGTAGGCACAAGTGAAGTGTAGGACCAGGCCCAGGCCGGCCAGGAGGTCCGCCAGAGCCAGGCTGCCGATCAGCAGGAACATGGGAGCCCGCAGCGCCGGGTTCTGCCAGATGACCAGAACCACCAGAGCGTTCTCGCATGCGATCAGCGTCCCGGAGGAGCAGAGCACGATGTCCCAGGGGTTGACCAGCAGCGGCAGCGGGCCGGGGGGCAGAGCCTCCTCCGGGGGGAAGGTTCCCAGGCTAGTGCTGTTGTTCACCAGGCTCCCACCTCCACTGGACCAGGCGGTCGGGTCGGGGGTCAGCCAGCTCGGGGTGGCCGGTGGCTCTTCACTCATCGTGCCCCCCGTCtggaaaacacagcaaaaaacGGCGGGGCGTCAGCGACGCCAAATCTGAGGCGAATTACAGCATCCAGGCTTTAACTGTTTCccaacaaacatttcaaaataagtgCTCCATTTAAACAGAGTTCAGAACAGGAGAGAGCCGCGGTGGgtccaggtttttgttccaaccaatcaggtgtcttcaGAATGTAGTCCGTCTGGTGTCgcttgtttcatctgaaacctcACTGGTTAAACTGTGAGTGCTCAATCGgtaggaacaaaaacctgcaccaccccagcCTCGGAGGACCGGATTTCCCAATCCTGGCTCAGAGCAACCGGGGGGGGGGTCCGGATAGGTTTCACACCATCACTATTGAGAAGATTTAACATGTAATTCTGAGTCAGATACAGATAGAAGTGAGTCGCCGATGAAGAGCAATGACTGTTAGCGACGTTTATGAATACACCTCAATGAACGTTGCATTATTCATGGTTATTGATTCGATCTTAGCAGAATATTTTTCTTCAGGAGGTCGGGTGTTAAAAATACCTCATGTTGCCTCAttggagttttttgtttttttcaaatattccATTTAGTGAACCTCATGCACAGAACCCTTATTTTCTGTGACCTCTGATCCATGCTGAATTATCACGTCACTCCGAGTGACTGCCAGCCAAAAGGACTCATtccttcagtttttcttttcttaatgGACTTCTATTTTAAGACCATCCAACTGTGCCAAAAGTACCAGTTTGCGCTTCTAGAAGTCTTTAAATATACTTTGTCCCAGCAGCAACTACCGCAGCGTGAGCCTTTTTAAATCCTGTAAATCCAATTTTTGATATTGACAGGCAAAGAGGCAGTGTAATCTGAGGGATCACGGAATGAGCAGGATGGTCCCGGAACTGTATCCGCAACCTGGAGTTTTAACAGCGACCACTGAGTGAGGGCTTCATGTTTGTCATGCACCGCATCTCACCTTACTTCCTGTTTGTCAGCCAAATACAATGTGTTTTGGAAACTCCAGTGGAAGGTGACATGTGATCAAGACGGGAGTGAAGAAGACAGTGGAGGATTACATCATGATCATCATGTAAACTGTGATCTGATGAGATTAAGATTAGGATTAAAACCATACAGATGAAATGGAAAAGCAAAATGGATGACTTTAACATGTAAAAAATGAGCAAAGGTGGCGAGTCATGAGTCTGATGGCAAATTATTCTGAAGAAATAATCTGATGAAACTGCACACACAtttaggaaatgaaattttaaatgactgacttatatattttgtgtattttaattgaaattgaTCTGAGGAAAGTGCAGCTTGGCAGCCACGTGTGGCCCCTGTTTCTGAACCTCAGGAGGTGAGAGTGAAACCATCAACCTTTCTCACCTGGATTAGTCATTTTCTAATCTTGTTTACAACCTTCATCTCACTCCTAAATATAACTTGTTCAGTTCAATTGTGCCATATTGAAATGAAACTACCTTCTTAGTGTCAAGTTTCTGAACCCTTAAAAACTGACCTCATCCCTCTCATTATACTGAGAAATATATGAAGTCAAATTTAAATGTCAGGTTCAGGGATtgatgctatatatatatatatatatatatatatatatatatatatatatatatattattggtTGAGCATCTTTGGATAAA encodes:
- the gpr12 gene encoding G-protein coupled receptor 12 codes for the protein MSEEPPATPSWLTPDPTAWSSGGGSLVNNSTSLGTFPPEEALPPGPLPLLVNPWDIVLCSSGTLIACENALVVLVIWQNPALRAPMFLLIGSLALADLLAGLGLVLHFTCAYLLHSDSAQLLTVGLVVASFSASVFSLLAITIDRYLSLYYALTYNSERTVAFTYTMLVLLWGLSLCLGLLPVTGVNCLAEEATCSVVRPLTKNNIAVLSVSFLMLFGLMLQLYVQICKIVMRHAHQIALQHHFLAATPHYVTTRKGVSTLAIILGTFAACWMPFTVYSLIADYTYPPLYTYATLVPATYNSVINPVIYAFRNQEIQKALWLVCCGCVPASVAHRARTPSDV